CATCGTCATCCCGCATATGCGCTACGCGTTCGAGATCATGGACGAACTTTTGCCTGAAGCAAAGCGTGAATCGGCTGGATAGAAGTCGCTTAGTGCGGCATGGTGTTTGGAAAGCGTCATTCGGTCTAGGGCCGCGTGCAGTTTGTCCCGGCGTGCGGCTGCCGCGTGCCGCGACCTCCCGCATGCTGCTGACCCTAGTAACTGAATGGCGAATATGACACTTCATGATGCTTGCCTCTCCGCATGCGCGAGCTTGGGCTCTTGTAGAGCATCGTTGTGAACCGTCGCACGCAATAAGGTGGGACTGACGCGCAGCAGGGCGCGGCCTACGCCGCGCCCTGCAATCAAGAGAGCCCTCTGCAGGCCTACTTCACGAACAGGTCACCCTGCACGAGTGGACCGCCGGCCTCGTACAACGTCTCGTTGCCGCGGCGGACCGTCAGCCGGAAGGCATCTTTGGGGGTATCGTCCGGATCGCCCGGGCCGCGGTTGTCCTCTATGGCCAACACCGCGAGGGCGGGCCTGCCGTTGAACAACACCTCGGCTCGAATCGTGGCTTTGCGGTTCTCCACCACCATCTCGATCAGTCGCTTGGAGGTCACCACGTTCTTCGGACGGTTGCGGTCCGCGCCGTGCTCTTTGAACGTGAAGGCGCCCTCGATGAGCGGGTTGCCATCCGGATCCACCCGCAGTGCGGCGCGAACGTCCAGCATGCCAACCGTCGCGTTGGTCACGGCGATGACGCCGCCGCCACGCACCTCGTGGAGTGGCGGCGGCGGCGGTATCACTACCAAGATGTCGCCACCGCGCACGGTCCCGGCCACGACAATCTCAGCCGAGCTGGATACAGCCTTGATGCTCAGGCGGTCGAACGCGTCTCTCGGGCCATTGGGCGCAACCAGGTCCTCGGCTTCGATGACAACTCTCGCAGCCTGGCCGTTCAGCGTGCCCTCGCCTTCGATGCGGCCCACCCGGCCTTCTACTGCCAGAGCGGTGACGACACGCATCGCAATCACGATGGGCTGATTCGCGTCCGTCGGATGACCGACGAACAGCATGGATCCGACCGGCGCGCCCGGCCCTTTGATCGCCATCATCTCGAAGTTGCCTAGCGGTGCCTCGCCTACCAGATGTCCCGAGCCCTTCACCAGGCTCTCGAACCACGGGGGTGGCGGGCCGTCCTGGGCAAGCGCTCCCGCGGCAAGCGCCGTCGTCAGCAGCAGCGCGCCCCAGCGGCTCCTACTTCTCAAACCTCTCATAACATCTCCTCCCAACATTCCCGGCCTCGTCGTGCGCTGCCGCGCACCTTCCTCTCGAGCCGGTCTCTGAGGGAATCTACGCACTGCCTTCTCCAACGAAACTCCCTGCCTCGAGCTCGGCGAGGCGCTTTCCCAGCACCCGTGCGGTGTAATCAGATGATGGGTCGTAGCCCTGTTTCATAATGGGCCATCGCGCGTAAGGATCAGGGAAGCCGAACGTCCGTGACGCACAGCGTGCAGCGGGTTCGGAGGGCTCTGATGACAGGCTATGCGATGACACAAGCGTACAGCGAAGTCTCGGACGAGACGCTGGCCAGGGCAGCGAAGGCGGGTGATACCGCATCCTTTAGCCTCCTGGTCGAGCGCCACCGCGACCTCGCCTTCGCCTATGCCCTCGCAAGGCTGCGGAATCCCGAGGAGGCCGAGGACGCAGTACAAGAGGCGTTCGTTCGCGCCTATCGCGCCCTATCGGTGTTCGACCCTGCGATGCGGTTCCTGCCTTACCTGATGCGGATCCTCCGAAACCACTGTCACGACCTATTGCGCCGACGGAGCGTACGACAGTCCGTGCCCCTCACACCCAACCTACGCAGCAATGCGCCCTCGCCCGAGGAGAACACACTGCGGGAAGAGCGAAGTGCGCTCATCCTGGAGGCGATTGGCGCTTTGCCCGACCACCAACGCGTGCCGTTGGAGATGCACTATGCCTCGGGCTGCACTGTGCGCCAGATTGCGCAAGCCCTGGGCCTGCGCGAGAGCACCGTCACGGGGCGGATAGCCGGGGCGCTGCGGAGGCTGCGGCGAGCAGTGGGGAGGTGAATCGATGAAACTGACTTGCAGACTAGTATGCATTCGACTGTCGCGGCTAGTTGCGATGGGCGAGGACTTGTCGGCCGATAGGCGGCTCGCGGCGCACGTGGCAAAGTGCGCGGAGTGCGCCCGCGAGTGGGAAGCACTGAGTGCACTTGCACACGACCTACCGCGGGCTCTGCCGGTGCAGCAGCCTTCTCCCGATTTCGTGACGCGCACGGTGCGCCGACTGAACGAGCAACACCAGCCCGCACACACAGCATCGTGGTTGCCGCTGCCCACAGCAGTTGCGCTGATTGCGCTGTTAGTTTTCTTTGCATGGTGGATGATCCGGCCGACGCCGTCGTCACCAACCAGAGGAGAAGATCTCGTCGACAGGCCAGCCCCCGCACCCGAACCGGCACCGAGCCCTGTAATCCCTGAAGTCGCCATCGCCCAGCCCAACGAGGTGCCGCAACAGCTTGTGACGGACTCGGTCCGCACGCCGTCACCACCTAGAAAGCCCCATCGAAAGGTGGTGGCAGGTGCGCGCAGGACACCTGGCGGGCCCACCGGCACGATCACCGCTGATCGAGATACCGACACCCCCGCCGTAAGCGTGTCATGGGAGGATTGGGGCGACTGGTATGCAGAGGCCGGCGCGTATGCACATGCTTCGGACGCCTATGCTCGCGCATATCAGAGCGCACAGGACTCGAACCTCGCCTATGCCACCGGCTATACCGCCGAGGCGGCGGGAGATGTGTACCAAGCGGTTACGTATTACTCGCAATACCTAACACAGGCGGATGGACCTAACACCCGCCCGGAGGAGGCAGAAACATGAAACGTGCCGAGTGGAAACGGATTATCCTAGCAGCGTGCATCATGGCGCTGACACTGCCCGCGGCCTCTCAGCAGCCGCGACTCGAGCAGAGGGGCCAGCCCGGTCAACCCATGATGATGCCGCCGCAACCGGAGATGGCCAAGAAGGTCACCAAGCTCGCGGCTTTGCGCGAGATGCACCGGCTCGGAATGACGGTGGAAGACGTCGAGAAAGCCCTGTCGCACGTCCGGGCGCTTCGCGATGCCGAAGCAAGGCTTCGTGCCCAGACGGAACAGTTGCTAGATCAAGAGATCAAGGCGCTCCTTGCGGCCCGCCCGGAGGATCCACCTCTGCCGGAAACCGCGGAGGCTATGCGTCGCCTAGCCGAGGAATACCGCCGGACCGAGGCGCAGGGCTGGGATGCACTGTCGAGGGCGATTGGGCCACTGAAGGCTGACGGGTTGCGCCGTCTCGTTACGGGCCCCGATCGGCGACAGCCTGACTTCGTTCGTCCCGGCGAGGGCGTGACGAGGCCTCCGGGTGTACCGGAGCCGATAGACCAGCCTGACGAGGGGTTCGGCATGATCCCACCCACTCCTGGAGCGCATCTCGAGCAAGGGCAGCGTCAACCACAAGGCCCGCCACCAGGGGGGCAGAGGACGCTTCCTGACGGACCTGGTGTACAGGGTCCTGGACTAGCGCCGCAGCCGGGCATGCAGTTCCAACCGTTGATGCAGCCGCGCCTCACGCTCGCGGAGCTGACCGAGCTGCTGGAACAGAAGCTTGCGGCGATGAAGAAGAGCCGTTAGTACCGAGCCTGCGAGAAGGAGAAGCGGGCGGCGAGCCGCAGACTCGCCGCCCGCGATACCGGACCGGCGCAGGCGTCTATCGTGCCACCAGAACGTATCCGGCGACACCCCCAATCAACGTCGCCAGCAAGTTCACCACGTCGTTGGAGATGAAACTCACCCCAGCAATCCGCGTAGCGCTGCCACCACAGTGCGTGGGCGTCTCGACGGTCTCACCGCACGTACCACACCGAAACCGAGCCTGCAGCACCGCGCCTATAACGCTGTCGAGCAGAGCAGCACACCAACCGATG
The Fimbriimonadia bacterium genome window above contains:
- a CDS encoding sigma-70 family RNA polymerase sigma factor, producing MTGYAMTQAYSEVSDETLARAAKAGDTASFSLLVERHRDLAFAYALARLRNPEEAEDAVQEAFVRAYRALSVFDPAMRFLPYLMRILRNHCHDLLRRRSVRQSVPLTPNLRSNAPSPEENTLREERSALILEAIGALPDHQRVPLEMHYASGCTVRQIAQALGLRESTVTGRIAGALRRLRRAVGR
- a CDS encoding DUF92 domain-containing protein, which produces LVTTLRPVAAGTSGGVTLSGLAASGLGAIVVAAWGPHAVTVGVIGWCAALLDSVIGAVLQARFRCGTCGETVETPTHCGGSATRIAGVSFISNDVVNLLATLIGGVAGYVLVAR